In Bythopirellula goksoeyrii, a single window of DNA contains:
- a CDS encoding alpha/beta fold hydrolase, translating to MTETINSNSETSTSPFEDVCHQWHQATKNLDQFNQLLTRDAKIAQTPKQLVWALNKAKLYRYVPRVAKDKQHRVPLLLVFAIMNRPHVLDLRPGHSFVEYMVNHGYDVFLLDWGIPGLEDRDLKYDDYTLEYLPRVIRKLKAITNCQEFSMLGWCLGALISTMYASLRPEDGLKNLILLTAPLDFADKEAGGFTKWVNHPAFDPDRIVEAFGNVPGEVIDTGAKMLKPVENYVSNYINLWENIEDTSRVEAWHAMNTWVRDIIPMAGAGYRQLITEFYKENRLMEGTLELRGERVDLSRLQASLFNVIAEGDHITPPCQSERIMDLVGSQDKEVFRVRGGHIGIMAGRGAEKSTWPHIDAWLGARSE from the coding sequence ATGACCGAAACCATAAATTCAAATTCCGAGACGTCAACTTCTCCGTTTGAGGATGTGTGCCACCAGTGGCACCAGGCGACGAAGAACCTGGATCAGTTCAATCAATTACTGACGCGAGATGCCAAAATCGCCCAGACTCCCAAGCAACTTGTCTGGGCGCTCAACAAAGCCAAGCTCTATCGCTATGTTCCTCGAGTTGCTAAGGACAAGCAACATCGGGTACCACTGCTGTTGGTGTTCGCCATCATGAATCGGCCTCATGTGCTAGACCTCCGTCCGGGGCACAGCTTTGTCGAATACATGGTCAACCATGGGTACGATGTTTTCCTGCTCGACTGGGGAATTCCGGGTCTCGAAGATCGCGATCTAAAGTACGACGATTATACGCTCGAATACCTGCCACGCGTGATCCGCAAGCTCAAAGCCATCACAAACTGCCAGGAATTCAGCATGCTGGGGTGGTGCTTGGGGGCATTGATCAGCACCATGTACGCAAGCTTAAGGCCTGAGGACGGCCTCAAGAATCTAATCTTGCTAACCGCTCCGCTTGATTTCGCTGATAAAGAAGCAGGGGGCTTTACGAAGTGGGTGAATCATCCCGCGTTTGATCCCGACCGAATTGTGGAGGCTTTTGGCAACGTGCCCGGTGAAGTGATTGACACGGGTGCTAAGATGCTTAAGCCGGTCGAAAACTACGTGAGCAACTACATCAACTTGTGGGAGAACATCGAAGACACGAGCCGTGTCGAAGCATGGCACGCCATGAACACTTGGGTGCGCGACATCATCCCCATGGCAGGTGCCGGTTATCGACAATTAATCACAGAATTCTATAAAGAAAACCGTCTGATGGAAGGGACGCTTGAATTGCGTGGTGAACGTGTTGATCTCAGCAGGCTCCAGGCAAGCCTCTTTAACGTGATTGCTGAGGGGGATCACATCACCCCTCCCTGTCAGTCGGAAAGGATCATGGATCTGGTTGGAAGTCAAGACAAGGAAGTATTTCGCGTCAGGGGAGGGCATATTGGAATCATGGCTGGACGTGGCGCGGAGAAGTCTACTTGGCCGCATATCGATGCTTGGTTGGGGGCACGTTCTGAATAG
- a CDS encoding 3-oxoacyl-ACP reductase family protein, whose product MSQLEGKTAIVTGASRGIGRAIAIELARAGAKVALVYQNNEAKAQAVAEEIAALPGTAIIVKANVGVSAEARAMVKRVADEFGRLDILVNNAGITRDTSIKKMTDEQWEEVIQTNLNGYFYCMSAAIPFMTEQKSGRIINISSMNGQVAAFGQANYSASKGGIIALTKTAALELARSGITVNTVSPGFTDTDMFSEVPEKIQEQIKGRIPLGRFGKPEEIAKAVVFLAADADYITGQQINVNGGAFM is encoded by the coding sequence CACGCGGGATTGGCCGTGCTATCGCAATCGAATTAGCCCGTGCCGGGGCAAAAGTGGCTTTGGTCTATCAAAATAATGAAGCCAAGGCCCAGGCGGTGGCGGAAGAGATTGCGGCTCTACCCGGAACGGCAATCATTGTGAAAGCCAATGTCGGCGTCTCCGCCGAAGCCCGCGCGATGGTCAAACGTGTCGCAGACGAATTCGGTCGCCTCGATATCCTGGTGAACAATGCGGGTATCACCAGAGATACTTCAATCAAAAAGATGACCGACGAGCAGTGGGAAGAAGTCATTCAGACCAATCTCAATGGCTATTTCTATTGCATGTCCGCGGCAATTCCTTTCATGACCGAACAGAAGTCGGGTCGCATCATCAACATCAGTTCGATGAACGGCCAGGTCGCTGCCTTCGGCCAGGCGAATTACAGCGCAAGCAAAGGGGGCATAATTGCCCTCACAAAGACGGCTGCCTTGGAACTTGCTCGAAGTGGGATCACCGTCAACACGGTTTCTCCTGGATTTACGGACACCGACATGTTTTCTGAGGTACCGGAAAAAATACAGGAACAAATAAAGGGAAGAATTCCACTCGGCCGTTTCGGAAAGCCTGAAGAAATTGCCAAAGCGGTTGTGTTCCTGGCTGCTGATGCAGACTATATCACCGGCCAACAAATAAATGTCAATGGTGGTGCATTCATGTAG